CGCGAGTGCCGAGCGCTCACCTACGACGCGGCCGGCGGTGTCCCCCACGAGGCCTGTCAGCCGGGCCGTAACTACCGCGGCTATTCCTTCCTCTGCGTGCCGATCCTCTACGCTCCGCCGGACGGAGGTCCGCGGCCGGTCGGCGTCATCAACCTCACCGACCGCCTTGGCGAGGACGTCTTCACCGCCGGCCACAAGAAGCTGGTCATGGCCATCGCCAACCAGATCGGCGCGGCGATCGAGAACGCCCGGCTCGTGGAGGTCGAGCGCGAGCGGGCGAGGCTCAGCACCGAGCTGACCCTGGCTCGCGAGCTCCAGCTCGCGCTGATGCCGTCGCAGTCCCTGCTGTCCAAGTCGGGAGACATCGGCGCGCGGTCGCAGCCGGCCGAGTTCGTCGGCGGAGACTTCTACGACCTCATCAGCCTCAGGCGCGACGTCGTGGGCGTCATGATGGGAGACGTGTCGGGCCACGGACTCGCGGCGGCGATGTTGATGGCCCACGCCATTTCCGCGGCGGGGATCCTGGCCCAGTCGTCCGCATCCCCCGAGGAGGCCATCGAGCGGCTCCTCGACGACATCGGCGAAGAGCTCCGCCGCACCGAGATGTCCATGGCGCTCTTCTACGGCGTGGTGGACCGTCGAAAGAACGTGCTGCGCTACGCCAACGCCGGCCACCCGCACGCATTCGTCGTGTCGGCGAACGGGAGTGACCTGCAACGCCTTGGCGCGACGGCGCCGCCGCTCGGCCTCGCCGGCGAGAAGGTCGTGCTCGGCGCCCAGGTCGAGTGGCGCCCGAAGCGTGACCTCCTGTGCCTGTTCACCGACGGCATGGTGGACAGCCGCAACGCCCAGGGCGAGCCGTATGGGGAAGAGCGTCTGCTCGCCGTCGTCCGCGCCAACGTGGCGCGTCCGGCCCCCCAGATCGTGGCCGCGGTATTCAGCGACCTCGAGGCCTTCTCCGGGGACAAGCACGACGACGACCGCTCGCTGCTCGTCCTGCGCCGCTGACGTGGGAGCGCGGCTCGGCCAACACTTCCTCTTCGACCCCCGAATCCTCTCCCGCATCGCCGACGCGGCGAACCTCACCCCTCGTGACACGGTGCTCGAGATCGGCCCGGGGAAGGGAACCCTCACGAAGATCCTCGCCGAGCGGGCGGGGAGCGTCACTGCCATCGAGAAGGACGAACGGCTCGCAGCCCCCCTGCAAGTGCGTTACGCGGGTTCGAAGGTGCGTATCGTGTGCGGCGACGCGCTCGAAGTCGCCTGGCCGACGGTGTCCGCCGTTTGCGGGAACATCCCCTACCAGATCACGACGCCGCTCATCGAGAGGGCGCTCACGCCGCCGCGTCCCCGGATCATCGTGTTCCTGGTGCAGCGAGAGGTCGCCGACCGACTCGCCGCGCCGCCCGGCTCGAAGACATACGGCGCTCTTTCGGTGGGCGTACAGCTCGTGGCCAGTGTTGAACGCCTCTTCACGGTGCGCGCCGGCGCGTTCCGGCCGCCGCCCAGGGTCGAGTCCGCCGTCGTCAGGATCACCCCGCTCGCCGAGCCGCTGGTGACGGGTGAATCGGAGGAGAGGCAGGTCCGGGATCTGATCCGCGCGGCTTTCCAACGTCGCCGCCAGCAACTCCAACGCACGCTGCGCGAGGCCTTCGACCTTCAGCCCTCGACCGTGGCCGGGCTCCTGGCCGCGGCGGGGCTAGGGCCGGCCGATCGAGCCGAGGAACTGAGTCCGCGGCAGTTCGTCGCGCTTGCCCGCGTCCTTGCCGGAGCCTAGCTTTGTGAAATCGTTCACAAGGCATTGTCGTGCGTCACGTGGCCCCGTCCACCATCCGCAGGCTGTCGCTCTACCTCCAGTTCCTCGACCAGTGCGAGGGGGAGGGGAAGACGACGGTTTCCTCAAGAGCGCTGGCCGAGCGCGGCGGGGCGACCGCCGCGCAGGTGCGGAAGGACCTCTCGATCTTCGGATCGTTCGGCAAGCGGGGGATCGGGTACCCCACCTCGCTCCTCGCCGCGCGGCTGCGGGACATCCT
Above is a window of Gemmatimonadales bacterium DNA encoding:
- the rsmA gene encoding 16S rRNA (adenine(1518)-N(6)/adenine(1519)-N(6))-dimethyltransferase RsmA codes for the protein MGARLGQHFLFDPRILSRIADAANLTPRDTVLEIGPGKGTLTKILAERAGSVTAIEKDERLAAPLQVRYAGSKVRIVCGDALEVAWPTVSAVCGNIPYQITTPLIERALTPPRPRIIVFLVQREVADRLAAPPGSKTYGALSVGVQLVASVERLFTVRAGAFRPPPRVESAVVRITPLAEPLVTGESEERQVRDLIRAAFQRRRQQLQRTLREAFDLQPSTVAGLLAAAGLGPADRAEELSPRQFVALARVLAGA
- a CDS encoding SpoIIE family protein phosphatase, with protein sequence MGGEIQVWRVEGDRIRALSEERGAWWPRFDGDSGHAIKTPKGAAWLEPVPGAAGTWLQLGPDATPEEARPAHAKPAAALLSGILANDRENGLVAAELATRYEEIDLLYTISDILGRTVKLDEAAKTIVREVSSVVGARRASIMVHDEREGLLRVVAGRGLDPTQLAPVSVDDDCSIAAQVFRECRALTYDAAGGVPHEACQPGRNYRGYSFLCVPILYAPPDGGPRPVGVINLTDRLGEDVFTAGHKKLVMAIANQIGAAIENARLVEVERERARLSTELTLARELQLALMPSQSLLSKSGDIGARSQPAEFVGGDFYDLISLRRDVVGVMMGDVSGHGLAAAMLMAHAISAAGILAQSSASPEEAIERLLDDIGEELRRTEMSMALFYGVVDRRKNVLRYANAGHPHAFVVSANGSDLQRLGATAPPLGLAGEKVVLGAQVEWRPKRDLLCLFTDGMVDSRNAQGEPYGEERLLAVVRANVARPAPQIVAAVFSDLEAFSGDKHDDDRSLLVLRR